The Spinacia oleracea cultivar Varoflay chromosome 2, BTI_SOV_V1, whole genome shotgun sequence DNA segment TCAAACCCGAGCCAAGACTTCCCGAGTTTGACCAGTGGTCTAAAGCATCGCACCGAGGTCAGGCAATTCGAAAATATCAAGTTGGTGCCCACAAGGTGTTTGGAAATACTATGCCAAGTTAAGTAGCAAATCAGCTCCTACAACTTACGAAGGCAActccatcatcatcaattcagttGTGCCCAcaaggtgtttgataaaatgCTTCAATGAAGTCAGGTTCACATTCATGCTACCATTCTTCAGTGAGAGGTTATAAttgatctcccggagtagaacAAAGTAGCCCCGAGCATAGCTGCTCAGTACCGAGCATATAAGCTCCGAAGCCCCGTGCCGAAGAGTAATACTGAACATGTAAGCTCACTGCCAAAGTCAGCTACTCTATAGCTCAATACCAAAACTCGGTTCCGAAGCTCATTTGCTGAGGTCAGTGCCGAGCATAGTTTCTCTTCCGAGGTTAACTCATACGAGGCAGTCAAGCTAAGACTTCGGCAAAGCAAAATAAGCTGCCGAGAAACAGAGTAACACATGCCCGAGCCAAGGGCCGAACATGGTGCCAAATAGAGAGACCATAATACATGCAATACTCTCCTGCGAACTCAAAGCTAAGTCTCCCTTGTTAATTCAAATCGTATAGTTATACTTTTGCCAAGAATAAATTGATATGTGGGCTTAACTAAATTAAGGCATATTGTTTGTACATATGGGAACTACCTGACAAACATTTTCATGTGAGTTCGTAAGAAGTACCACTATCACCTTAACTATGTTATACATTACTTTACTTTGTCTAATACTACTCATATGTCGACCAAAACGCAACTCATGAGTAGGGGGCATACTGAGAATATTAAAGAGGAAACAGAGTAATATTTCTTTGTTTATATCAAAATTGATTTCATATTTAAAGAGCATTCATATATGTCAAATTATACGTATTCATGCATATACTTTAATGTGGATTTCTCTCACCATAAAATTTGCAAGTCAACTTCACAACGGCAAGCTAAGACTATTGTCAAATTGTTTATTGTGATAGTGCATCTCATATATGGAAAACCGCAACCTTCAAAAAGAGGACTTGAGCAATCTGAAGTCATCTTCAATTCTGTTCACCAGCTGAAGAAAGAATATGATGCTCTCATGCTAATAAACTTGTCAACATAATATGGCAAGCATAATGTGATAAGCTGAAGTTGATAACCTAGAGCCGATGCGCCTACATTCTGAGTTATTCAACAAATGAGCTTTAAATTACTCATGTCTCACGGAGACTCTTTTACATATGTTCTTGGTGTAAACCATAAGAGGTTCATGCTAAGAAATACCAGTAAAGCCGAGCATGATGTCGAGCTGACCAAAGGCTTCCCGAGGTCAAAATCTATGGCTCTTGTAGAAATGCTTCTCGAGGCAATTCCATGGCTCCTGAAGTCAGCTCCCGAGGACCAGCTCTCGAGACTCATAGCCAAAGCTCATTATTGAAGCTCATagccactacaagaaattgattaattacCAACCGCTAAAATTGGTTGGTAAAACGCGAAAAACGGTTGGTAAAAGATTTTGCGACCGCCAGCGGTCGCAAAAAGGCGGTCAGTTTTCACCTGGACGGTAATTTAGGAAACTCCAACTGGAAGGCGGTCGCTAAAATTTACCgactaaattagtgaccgccaaagcagtcactaaattagtgaccgctAAGGCAGTCGCTAAATTAGCGACCGCCTtgacggtcactaaattagcgaccgctttggcggtcactaatttagtgactgctttgggagcggtcactaatttagtgactgccTTGGTAGCGGTAGTGGATGTACTTAACCCGTTTATATGCATTTGCATGGTAATCACGCACAGCAAGGTGATCAAACTCAGGCAACCATTTATAGGTCCTCtacacaaaagaaaagaaaagaaggatATTTTGTTATGTTACAATTATAGCAAgttgaaaaataaaaagtgaTACATTACATGATATAAAATTGTGTAAACCTTGAACAGAGTGAACCAATGATCTTTTGTATCCTTGTCAACTTTGGTATAACACGTCCAAGGACTCTTGAAATATTTCTGGATGACGTTAGTAATATCCCGCGAAATGGAACTGTGATCAAACCTTACATAGTGGAATAGGAAATAACACAAGTAACGTTAGTTTACAAAATTCATACAtgagataaaataattaaaatgtaacTCTAAATCTTACCAAAGTTCACCCGGTGCCATCCAAACCACTCCAGAATCCTCAGCTTCTTCATTTACTTGTGAATCAGGTACCACCTCTTCAGAGTATTCACCTTGAGTTTCGTCATCATCAAAGTAGGTATCCAGTGAGGGTTGGGTCACCCGTGTAGTACCTCCACGGCCAGCTCCATGGTCAGCTCCATGGCCACCTCCACGACCACCTTCACGACCACCTCCACGTGCACCTAAACGACTGCGGATGGCTGAATGTTCTCCTCGATTAGACATTTGTTTATTTAGTAGAACACAAACCAAGTTTAAATaactcaaatttcaatcataaaAGACAAAAAATTCTACTACTTGCTAGTACTACACTACACAGCTACACCACTTATACTATAAGTAATATTTTTGTGGGTTTTATTAAGCAGTTCTTTACTACTACTTACGCATAATATAATAAGATgcaattttttgattttgatgTGGATGGTGTAGTAGTTATATTGATGATATAAAAGTTGCCGTTTCCTAATTGATCGTTTCCTAAACAACCCACCTGGCCACCTTGATGACATGGCAGATGTACTGAAATCAAAACCAAAGCCAAACAAACAAGAATTCCAGAGCAGAGTATAGATCTTTTTGAAACCCCAATTGATTTCCCTCCACACAATTGACCATTGCCTTATCTCCAAAACCAAACCACAATGCCCAGAAAACTCCTTTACTATTCCCCctttcaacaacaacaatatgCTCTGTTTGAgctgaaataattttttttaaaaagtggtAAAAAGAGTTAGCATCATCATAAGCTGAAAAATGGCCTCAAAACTAGGGGTAGCTGCTTTA contains these protein-coding regions:
- the LOC110789398 gene encoding uncharacterized protein yields the protein MSNRGEHSAIRSRLGARGGGREGGRGGGHGADHGAGRGGTTRVTQPSLDTYFDDDETQGEYSEEVVPDSQVNEEAEDSGVVWMAPGELWFDHSSISRDITNVIQKYFKSPWTCYTKVDKDTKDHWFTLFKRTYKWLPEFDHLAVRDYHANAYKRVKYIHYRYQGSH